The proteins below are encoded in one region of Mycobacteriales bacterium:
- a CDS encoding ANTAR domain-containing protein — translation MPDSRVIRLRDSQESVSRYRTDCYVCGVSESGELDAWLARLTAAESDLADRESATQEAELSPEERRAFAEEHEKLAADRDALADAYDNAASYRDTAGFARDVYGSERDRDARRRFQDLDPGWSDRVTAGEDRDLAAGDRADAGDDRARSAADRLRAAAERQRARVHTEGLEREIALLREALTARQLIGRAEGLLMARHNLGEPAASKLLTRLGAELELDRTAIAVGILSEHASQRP, via the coding sequence GTGCCCGACAGCCGGGTCATCCGCCTCCGAGATTCTCAGGAATCCGTCTCCCGCTATCGGACGGATTGCTACGTTTGCGGAGTGTCCGAATCAGGCGAATTAGATGCATGGCTGGCGCGCCTGACGGCGGCAGAGTCGGACCTCGCTGACCGGGAATCCGCAACTCAAGAGGCGGAGCTGAGTCCCGAGGAGCGGCGAGCATTCGCGGAAGAGCACGAGAAGCTGGCCGCTGACCGCGACGCTCTGGCCGACGCGTACGACAACGCTGCGAGCTATCGGGACACCGCTGGTTTCGCTCGCGACGTCTACGGCTCGGAACGCGACCGTGACGCGCGCCGCCGGTTTCAAGACCTCGACCCGGGCTGGTCCGACCGGGTCACGGCAGGTGAGGACCGTGATCTCGCCGCGGGTGACCGGGCGGACGCGGGTGATGATCGAGCGCGCAGCGCAGCGGACCGGCTCAGAGCGGCGGCCGAGCGGCAGAGAGCCCGGGTTCACACCGAGGGCCTTGAACGAGAGATCGCGTTGCTGCGGGAAGCACTCACGGCGCGGCAGTTGATTGGGCGAGCCGAAGGACTACTGATGGCTCGCCACAACCTTGGTGAGCCAGCCGCCTCCAAACTCCTCACCCGACTCGGGGCCGAACTCGAGCTCGATCGGACCGCGATAGCAGTAGGGATCCTCAGCGAGCACGCGTCGCAGCGACCGTAG
- a CDS encoding TetR/AcrR family transcriptional regulator: MATTVERDRPMRADARRNYERILTAAREEFAENGTDTSYDDIARRAGVGAGTLYRHFPRRIDLVEAVYSSDIDTLVSAADKAESMPDAFEGLRLWMRAFVRYTDTKRVLFNEMHEAFERDPNLRVQLRERLSSAATRVLRRAQDSGVVRTDINPDDLLQLLGGMCLSATATPASNKRLLNVILEGLRQP; encoded by the coding sequence GTGGCGACGACTGTGGAGCGGGATCGGCCGATGCGGGCCGATGCCCGCCGCAACTACGAGCGGATCCTCACCGCCGCCCGCGAGGAGTTCGCGGAGAACGGCACCGACACGTCGTACGACGACATTGCCCGGCGGGCGGGGGTCGGGGCGGGGACGCTCTACCGGCACTTCCCGCGCCGGATCGACCTCGTGGAGGCGGTCTACAGCAGCGACATCGACACCCTGGTGAGCGCCGCGGACAAGGCCGAGTCGATGCCGGACGCGTTCGAGGGCCTGCGGCTGTGGATGCGGGCTTTCGTCCGCTACACCGACACCAAGCGGGTTCTCTTCAACGAGATGCACGAGGCATTCGAGCGCGACCCGAACCTTAGGGTGCAGCTGCGTGAGCGGCTGTCGTCCGCGGCCACCCGCGTGCTTCGGCGGGCGCAGGACAGCGGCGTGGTGCGGACCGACATCAACCCGGACGACCTGCTCCAGTTGCTCGGCGGCATGTGCCTGTCAGCGACGGCAACGCCGGCCAGCAACAAACGCCTCCTCAACGTGATCCTCGAAGGCCTCCGCCAACCCTAA
- a CDS encoding helix-turn-helix transcriptional regulator gives MFDEYASTPAGLQELAAAELAITVSGVLKKTFAASGMTASAVADELGVSESAVSQVLNGDGNLRIATIGRYTRAMGYQSCLAVHPVEPGRAHVECCWQRRELSREPIIWHMVYPASGQPLVVESSVVGMTPGRLVVESVFQPANDADVSAAFEVGGAAVERPVGLFTAEAINSPMWEVVRGA, from the coding sequence ATGTTCGACGAGTACGCCAGTACCCCGGCTGGGTTGCAGGAGCTCGCAGCCGCCGAACTTGCCATTACAGTGTCGGGCGTTTTGAAGAAGACGTTCGCTGCCAGCGGCATGACGGCATCGGCGGTCGCGGATGAGCTTGGCGTGTCTGAGAGCGCGGTTTCGCAGGTCCTCAACGGCGATGGCAACCTTCGCATTGCCACAATCGGCCGGTATACGCGAGCGATGGGCTACCAATCGTGCCTGGCCGTTCATCCGGTAGAACCGGGTCGCGCGCACGTCGAGTGCTGTTGGCAGCGCAGAGAGCTCAGTCGAGAGCCCATTATCTGGCACATGGTTTATCCGGCGAGTGGTCAACCACTCGTTGTCGAGTCGAGCGTCGTCGGCATGACGCCCGGCCGACTGGTTGTTGAGTCTGTTTTTCAGCCGGCGAATGACGCAGACGTGAGCGCTGCCTTCGAGGTCGGAGGAGCGGCCGTGGAGAGACCAGTCGGGCTGTTCACCGCAGAGGCGATTAACAGTCCGATGTGGGAGGTCGTCCGCGGTGCCTAA
- a CDS encoding GGDEF domain-containing protein, protein MDAALVSASLFLITWITALGEVYREGADTRFAAVVSLAYPVSDLVLVTVAVVVISYARTGHRAGLVTTVAGLTFLSVADSGFAYLTAIGHYGAVNLIDTGWVAGFLVIAVAAVVDDTVQDDAVTALAPRTALLLPYLPATAAIAIVLNQVSTRKLDPTTAWAAALLAVALVSRQVLVLLDNRTLMNRISHQALHDVLTGLANRALFNDRLAHALELHRRDGRTVSVLLVDLDDFKTVNDTLGHPCGDELLVRVSERICTTVRTGDTVARLGGDEFAILIEEGEATLETAQRLLHSLDQPIAIAGLQLSVRASIGVATLTSAEAPVDATDMLRRADLAMYAAKHAGKGTAVPYSAALASKIAHPGALRAS, encoded by the coding sequence TTGGACGCCGCGCTGGTATCCGCCTCGTTGTTCTTGATCACTTGGATCACCGCGCTCGGCGAGGTGTACCGCGAGGGCGCAGACACCCGGTTCGCGGCGGTGGTGTCGCTGGCCTACCCAGTCAGTGACCTTGTCCTTGTCACCGTCGCGGTCGTGGTCATCAGCTACGCGCGGACTGGTCATCGGGCTGGCCTCGTCACCACCGTCGCGGGCCTTACCTTCCTGTCGGTTGCCGACAGCGGCTTCGCCTATCTCACCGCGATCGGGCATTACGGCGCGGTCAACCTCATCGACACGGGATGGGTCGCGGGATTCCTGGTGATCGCGGTCGCGGCCGTCGTCGACGACACGGTCCAGGATGACGCCGTCACGGCGCTCGCGCCGCGCACGGCACTGTTGCTGCCCTATCTGCCCGCGACCGCGGCGATCGCGATCGTGTTGAACCAGGTGTCTACTAGGAAGCTCGATCCCACCACCGCGTGGGCCGCGGCTCTGCTCGCGGTCGCGCTGGTTAGTCGTCAGGTGCTTGTTCTGCTTGACAACCGCACCCTCATGAACCGCATCAGCCACCAGGCGCTTCACGACGTGCTGACCGGCTTGGCCAACCGTGCCCTGTTCAATGACCGTCTCGCCCATGCCCTCGAGTTGCACAGACGAGACGGCCGAACTGTCTCTGTTTTGCTGGTCGACCTCGACGACTTCAAGACGGTTAACGACACCCTCGGACACCCGTGCGGGGACGAGTTGCTCGTGCGCGTCAGCGAGCGTATCTGCACAACCGTTCGAACAGGCGATACGGTCGCGCGCCTCGGCGGCGATGAGTTCGCGATCTTGATCGAGGAAGGCGAGGCAACGCTGGAGACTGCGCAGCGCCTCCTGCACAGCCTCGACCAGCCGATCGCGATCGCGGGTCTTCAGCTGTCCGTTCGGGCGAGCATCGGCGTCGCGACCCTCACATCAGCCGAGGCACCCGTCGATGCGACGGACATGCTCAGACGCGCCGACCTCGCAATGTACGCGGCGAAGCACGCCGGCAAAGGCACGGCGGTGCCTTACTCTGCCGCGCTCGCGAGCAAGATCGCTCATCCCGGCGCGTTGCGCGCGTCATAA
- a CDS encoding DUF6131 family protein, with product MIILGIVLLLLGLITGIGILWTIGIVVLVIGLILLLLGGTSRAVGGRRHYY from the coding sequence ATGATCATCCTCGGTATTGTGCTGCTGTTACTCGGCTTGATTACCGGAATCGGCATCCTTTGGACGATCGGGATCGTCGTCCTGGTCATTGGCCTGATTCTCCTGCTGCTGGGCGGAACCAGCCGCGCGGTCGGAGGCCGCCGCCACTACTACTGA
- a CDS encoding FG-GAP repeat protein has translation MSDAAVAAPVRPVVLPSVVRRRALMGLVALACTALAAAGLPALLSSGSGAAESLAGGTGAASLSVTNPAQGLTASFGIGALTVRSQGARFTLGRPAVARGSQVHSLAPVQPRVSSGEVRYAYPGGVTETWQNESAGLEQSFVIARPPAGAGPLSIDMTAPATAVLNGAAVLLPGGLSYGSLRATDASGRVLRSWLALSHGTLRIKVSDHDAQYPVRIDPLVHKANVTASDGAVGDLFGTSVAVSGSTMVVGAPDHKVGLNSNEGAAYVFTDRSGHWKQVAELTPPAGIPSEEFGAAVAISGKTIAVSGWGAGSDAQGAVFVFSDSSGHWKQIGTLTASDAAPNDELGHYSIAMQGSTIVAGAPYHSVDSVSGQGAVYVFDEPSGGWHSMTQSAELTESHGAPDDYVGYSVSISGNTIAAGAPAPYHGNNHNAAIFVFTKSAGHWKVTGEMHQKNAALDNDIGSAVAISGHTIAAGASETGALYVFQPKGGKWKQTADLSYGGCDAGCLTYSYLGSAVAFDGSTILASADDISAKGDYLGAVAQYREISGHWREVARFLTGSGEHSTQNLFDESVAASGSTVVAGVYNSGDKGSAVVYKGHVTSEGLLIDQIGATTTGEGVVSVTCEEVHSTCRVTVGVHRAGTKKVMGHAKPKNIPATDVKTITVHFNKAFEHLLAKPKGVDVTFTVREYSHGKLKAHGSATVHFIPE, from the coding sequence GTGTCCGACGCTGCCGTCGCTGCTCCCGTCCGTCCGGTGGTGCTGCCTTCGGTAGTTCGCCGCCGCGCCCTGATGGGCTTGGTCGCGCTTGCCTGTACGGCGTTGGCCGCGGCCGGCCTGCCGGCGCTGCTGTCGTCGGGCTCCGGCGCGGCCGAGTCGCTCGCCGGCGGAACCGGTGCGGCGTCTCTGTCGGTGACGAATCCGGCCCAGGGGCTGACCGCAAGCTTCGGCATCGGCGCTTTGACGGTCCGATCACAGGGCGCACGGTTCACGCTCGGGCGTCCGGCGGTCGCGCGCGGATCTCAGGTCCACTCACTCGCGCCGGTGCAGCCGCGGGTGAGTAGTGGGGAGGTCCGGTACGCGTATCCGGGCGGCGTGACCGAGACCTGGCAGAACGAGTCCGCCGGGCTCGAGCAGAGCTTCGTGATCGCGCGGCCGCCCGCCGGAGCTGGTCCGTTGAGCATCGACATGACAGCGCCTGCCACCGCGGTGCTGAACGGCGCTGCTGTGTTGCTGCCGGGCGGTCTGAGCTACGGCAGCCTGCGCGCCACCGACGCCAGCGGACGGGTATTGCGCTCCTGGCTCGCGCTTTCACATGGGACTTTGCGCATCAAGGTCTCCGACCACGATGCCCAATACCCGGTGCGGATCGATCCGCTCGTCCATAAGGCCAACGTGACCGCGAGTGACGGTGCGGTCGGGGACCTGTTCGGGACGAGCGTCGCGGTGTCCGGAAGCACGATGGTTGTGGGAGCTCCTGACCACAAGGTCGGATTGAATTCCAACGAAGGGGCGGCGTACGTCTTCACCGATCGGTCGGGTCACTGGAAGCAGGTCGCCGAGCTCACGCCGCCGGCCGGTATCCCCAGCGAGGAGTTCGGCGCGGCGGTCGCGATCTCCGGCAAGACGATTGCCGTCAGCGGTTGGGGTGCGGGCAGTGACGCCCAGGGAGCGGTGTTCGTGTTCAGTGATAGCTCTGGACACTGGAAGCAGATCGGCACGCTCACCGCGTCGGATGCCGCGCCCAACGACGAGCTCGGCCACTACTCGATCGCCATGCAAGGGAGCACGATCGTCGCGGGTGCGCCGTACCACTCGGTCGACTCGGTCAGCGGCCAGGGGGCGGTGTATGTCTTCGACGAGCCGTCCGGCGGCTGGCACAGCATGACGCAGAGCGCTGAGCTGACCGAGTCGCACGGGGCGCCGGACGACTATGTCGGCTACTCGGTATCGATCTCCGGCAACACGATCGCGGCCGGGGCGCCCGCGCCGTACCACGGGAACAACCACAACGCCGCGATCTTTGTCTTCACCAAGAGCGCAGGGCACTGGAAGGTGACCGGCGAGATGCACCAGAAGAATGCCGCCCTCGACAACGACATCGGCAGCGCGGTTGCGATCTCCGGTCACACCATCGCGGCGGGCGCATCAGAGACCGGCGCCTTGTACGTCTTCCAGCCCAAGGGCGGCAAGTGGAAGCAGACGGCAGACCTGAGCTATGGAGGGTGCGACGCTGGCTGCCTGACCTACAGCTATCTGGGCAGTGCGGTTGCATTCGACGGCAGCACCATCCTGGCGAGCGCCGACGACATCAGCGCCAAGGGCGACTACTTGGGTGCGGTGGCTCAATATCGGGAGATCTCAGGCCACTGGCGCGAGGTCGCAAGGTTCCTGACCGGGTCCGGCGAGCACAGCACGCAGAACCTGTTCGACGAGTCGGTTGCCGCATCGGGCAGCACCGTGGTCGCCGGCGTCTACAACAGCGGCGACAAGGGCTCGGCGGTCGTCTACAAGGGCCACGTCACCAGCGAAGGTCTGCTGATCGACCAGATCGGGGCCACCACAACGGGTGAGGGCGTGGTGTCGGTGACGTGCGAGGAGGTCCACTCGACCTGCCGCGTGACCGTCGGCGTACACCGGGCGGGCACCAAGAAGGTCATGGGCCACGCGAAGCCGAAGAACATCCCGGCCACCGACGTCAAGACCATCACGGTCCACTTCAACAAGGCCTTCGAGCATTTGCTCGCCAAGCCAAAGGGCGTGGACGTGACTTTCACCGTCCGTGAGTACTCCCACGGCAAGTTGAAGGCGCACGGAAGTGCGACGGTCCACTTCATCCCCGAATAG
- a CDS encoding MFS transporter, protein MPAQLEAPVRPHAPSDLIDLVEPAARRSRRPARSAVMLAVILTTQLMVVLDGTIVNVALPQIQHALSFSTERLSWVINAYALTFGGLLMLGARCGDLLGRRRSYLTGVALFAAASLIGGLSTSGWMLLTARAVQGVGGAVASPAVLALLMSLYPDGRARTRAIGTFAAVSVGGAATGLLAGGLLTDLANWRWVFFVNVPIAIAVIVLGAFVIDETPRRSGHFDLTGALTSTAGVTSMVYGFVEAASAGWLATRTLAAFAAGAVLLTVFVRAEAKAAQPILPLRLLTNRTRGGALVARALLSAGAYGMFFFLTQFLQDVRGYSPLEAGVAFLPIPLTIFVMSQLTTRVLVDRFPATVLMYVGLTASTIGMVIDSQLSTGSGYPILLASMLLFAGGNGISFVMLTASAVSGVDAQDAAAASGLVNVTQQLGAALGVAVLVSVFGAASGTSAGTVAFTQGVDAVFTGAAALLAGAIAMLALATRRPKAQAALSLQ, encoded by the coding sequence ATGCCAGCTCAGCTCGAAGCTCCTGTCCGCCCGCATGCCCCCAGCGACCTGATCGACCTCGTCGAGCCAGCCGCCCGCCGGTCTCGCCGGCCGGCCCGGTCCGCGGTCATGCTGGCGGTGATCCTCACCACCCAGCTGATGGTCGTGCTCGACGGCACGATCGTGAACGTCGCTCTCCCCCAGATCCAGCACGCCCTGTCGTTCTCCACCGAACGGCTGTCGTGGGTCATCAACGCCTACGCCCTCACCTTCGGCGGCCTGCTGATGCTGGGCGCCCGCTGCGGCGACCTGCTCGGCCGCCGGCGGAGCTACCTGACGGGCGTCGCCCTGTTCGCCGCCGCCTCCCTGATCGGCGGCCTGTCGACCAGCGGCTGGATGCTGCTGACCGCGCGTGCCGTACAGGGCGTCGGAGGCGCCGTGGCATCCCCCGCCGTACTCGCGCTGCTGATGAGCCTCTACCCCGACGGCCGGGCCCGGACCCGAGCGATCGGTACGTTCGCCGCGGTCTCGGTCGGCGGCGCCGCCACCGGCCTGCTGGCCGGCGGCTTGCTCACCGACCTTGCCAACTGGCGCTGGGTGTTCTTCGTCAACGTCCCGATCGCCATCGCTGTGATCGTGCTCGGTGCATTCGTCATCGACGAGACGCCGCGGCGGAGCGGACACTTCGACCTCACCGGCGCCCTGACCTCGACCGCCGGCGTGACGTCAATGGTCTACGGATTCGTCGAGGCGGCTTCCGCGGGCTGGCTCGCCACCCGGACCCTGGCGGCGTTCGCGGCCGGCGCGGTACTACTGACGGTGTTCGTCCGGGCCGAAGCGAAGGCCGCCCAGCCGATCCTGCCGCTCCGCCTGCTGACGAACCGCACCCGCGGCGGCGCACTGGTCGCCCGCGCGCTGCTCTCGGCCGGTGCCTATGGCATGTTCTTCTTCCTCACCCAGTTCCTGCAGGACGTCCGCGGCTACTCACCGCTCGAGGCCGGCGTTGCCTTCCTGCCCATCCCGCTCACGATCTTCGTGATGTCACAGCTGACGACGCGGGTGCTGGTCGACCGCTTCCCGGCGACCGTCCTCATGTACGTCGGCCTGACCGCGTCGACCATCGGCATGGTGATCGACAGCCAGCTCAGCACCGGTAGCGGCTACCCGATCCTGCTCGCCAGCATGCTGCTCTTCGCCGGCGGCAACGGGATCTCCTTCGTCATGCTGACCGCGAGCGCCGTCAGTGGCGTGGACGCGCAGGATGCCGCCGCCGCATCAGGTCTCGTCAACGTCACGCAGCAGCTCGGAGCCGCCCTCGGCGTCGCCGTGCTGGTCAGCGTCTTCGGTGCCGCCAGCGGCACGAGCGCCGGGACGGTCGCCTTCACCCAGGGCGTCGACGCCGTGTTCACCGGCGCGGCCGCCCTGCTCGCCGGCGCGATCGCGATGCTCGCCCTCGCCACCCGACGCCCGAAGGCGCAAGCAGCACTGTCGTTGCAGTGA
- a CDS encoding GGDEF domain-containing protein: MSSDRRAVRQAAVLFIAAGAIGLITDFMPGAVGPGNKFLDALNLIVGLLALTRLSNRVTGYRALVFPAFGMVVIGLNNAAGALPAPTLGIWFVLIFLWIGSWYPRGICLLASPFAAAAYLAPYGFGAPRTTGAVGSAMLVIPVAVLAGEVIAANVARSRALAREQQRAVDALAKANLTDDLTQLGNRRFGNQILDGIEPGDALALLDLDHFKAINDQYGHARGDVVLQQLGDYLRAMVRSEDGIARMGGEEFMVILHGVTLGQAFDSVDRLIRGWRATGPLSTLSAGVALQAAGRSPIDTYRDADNALYVAKTTGRDRTVLHDVAVAAALLAEGGVDSPAAGTRSA, translated from the coding sequence GTGTCGTCGGATCGGCGTGCGGTCCGCCAGGCAGCGGTGCTGTTCATCGCGGCTGGCGCGATCGGGTTGATCACCGACTTCATGCCGGGCGCGGTCGGGCCAGGGAACAAGTTCCTGGATGCGTTGAACCTGATCGTGGGCCTGCTCGCATTGACCCGGCTGTCCAACCGAGTGACCGGCTACCGGGCGCTGGTCTTCCCGGCTTTCGGGATGGTCGTGATCGGGTTGAACAACGCCGCGGGCGCGCTACCCGCACCGACCTTGGGAATCTGGTTCGTGCTGATCTTCTTGTGGATCGGTTCGTGGTATCCGCGGGGGATCTGCCTGCTGGCGAGCCCGTTCGCGGCAGCGGCCTACCTGGCGCCGTACGGGTTCGGTGCACCCCGCACGACCGGTGCCGTCGGCTCGGCGATGCTGGTGATCCCGGTCGCAGTCTTGGCCGGCGAGGTGATCGCAGCGAACGTCGCGCGGTCGCGGGCGCTGGCGCGCGAGCAGCAACGCGCGGTGGATGCGCTAGCTAAGGCGAACCTGACCGATGACCTGACCCAGCTCGGTAACCGCCGGTTCGGTAACCAGATCTTGGACGGGATCGAACCGGGTGACGCGTTGGCGTTGCTCGACCTTGACCATTTCAAGGCGATCAACGACCAGTACGGGCACGCCCGCGGCGACGTGGTCCTGCAGCAGCTCGGTGACTATCTGCGGGCCATGGTGCGAAGCGAGGACGGGATCGCTCGGATGGGCGGCGAGGAGTTCATGGTGATCCTGCACGGGGTGACGCTTGGGCAGGCGTTCGACTCGGTCGACCGGCTGATCCGCGGCTGGCGGGCGACCGGGCCGCTGAGCACCCTGAGTGCTGGCGTCGCGCTGCAGGCCGCGGGCCGCTCCCCGATCGACACCTACCGCGACGCCGACAACGCCCTGTACGTGGCGAAGACCACCGGCCGGGACCGCACCGTCCTTCACGACGTCGCGGTAGCCGCCGCCTTGTTGGCTGAGGGTGGGGTGGACTCGCCGGCTGCGGGCACGCGCTCCGCGTAG
- a CDS encoding VOC family protein: MHIIGLSFAGTSTPQREQMTEFMVSVLGVERAEITGVEADLFCLADGSLFAVAAPDTMGPSARAIGFLVDDLDAAISDLRDHGIYTDEIVTNDLNRYVHFTAPDGHLYELVEPC, encoded by the coding sequence ATGCACATCATCGGACTGTCATTCGCTGGGACATCAACCCCCCAGCGCGAACAGATGACCGAATTCATGGTGTCTGTACTCGGCGTCGAGCGCGCTGAGATCACCGGGGTAGAAGCCGACCTGTTCTGCTTGGCCGACGGCAGCCTGTTCGCCGTTGCGGCACCGGACACGATGGGGCCATCCGCTCGAGCCATTGGCTTCCTCGTCGATGACCTCGACGCCGCGATTTCAGACCTCCGAGACCACGGCATCTACACCGACGAGATCGTGACCAACGATCTCAACCGCTATGTGCACTTCACGGCACCGGACGGTCATCTCTACGAACTCGTCGAACCTTGCTAG
- a CDS encoding NAD-dependent malic enzyme, translated as MADQPRVGGGTASAPGTRKARWELLADPLTNRGTAFSEADRDRLGLAGLLPPGVETLEQQSERAWRAMLAVEGSDPSARDLARHINLRALQDTNEVLFYKVLSDHIADTLPIVYTPTVGLATERFSEIYRRPRGLFISYPDRHRIRDLLANRPRKDVDVIVVTDGQRILGLGDQGAGGMGIPIGKLSLYTAVGGINPARTLPILLDVGTDNAERRADPMYVGWRHERVPEPDYDAFIDDFVRAVQAELPGVLLQWEDFATNHAAPILQRYRDQLLTFNDDIQGTAAVVAGAMTGAVAATGTPLRDQRIVMVGAGSAGIGVLDQLVRGMVRDGATEQDAVDRSYVVDAGGLLVEGREGLTPGQRRYAKSVEQLAGWRIDTSNPAGLDLGAVVRQVRPTTLIGLSTAHGIFTKEIVQDMARAVARPIIMPLSNPTSRSEADPQDLADWTDGRALIATGSPFPPIVGHGAPRRVAQSNNVYIFPAMGLGVLASGASRVTDGMFAAAAEALGVLAPVHRDPDGALLPEITDMPAAATVIAEAIAIQAVADGVAPHRSADELRAMVRAYRWTPAYADEG; from the coding sequence ATGGCGGACCAGCCGAGGGTTGGGGGCGGCACCGCAAGCGCGCCAGGGACGCGGAAAGCGCGTTGGGAGCTGCTCGCGGATCCGCTGACGAACCGCGGTACGGCGTTCTCCGAGGCCGACCGTGACCGCCTCGGCCTGGCCGGCCTGCTGCCGCCCGGGGTCGAGACGCTCGAGCAGCAGTCCGAGCGCGCCTGGCGGGCAATGCTGGCGGTCGAGGGAAGTGACCCGTCAGCACGCGACCTCGCCCGCCACATCAACCTGCGTGCTCTTCAGGACACCAACGAGGTGTTGTTCTACAAGGTCCTGTCCGACCACATCGCAGACACCCTCCCGATCGTCTACACGCCGACGGTCGGTTTGGCGACGGAGCGGTTCAGCGAGATCTACCGGCGACCTCGTGGCCTGTTCATCTCCTATCCCGACCGGCATCGGATCCGCGACCTGCTGGCCAACCGACCACGCAAGGACGTCGATGTCATCGTCGTCACCGACGGGCAGCGGATCCTCGGGCTCGGCGACCAGGGCGCCGGCGGCATGGGCATCCCGATCGGGAAGCTGTCCCTCTATACGGCCGTGGGCGGCATCAACCCGGCGCGGACGTTGCCGATCCTCCTGGACGTCGGCACCGACAACGCGGAGCGACGGGCGGATCCGATGTACGTCGGATGGCGCCATGAGCGCGTTCCCGAACCCGACTACGACGCGTTCATCGATGACTTCGTTAGAGCGGTGCAGGCCGAGCTGCCCGGCGTACTGCTGCAGTGGGAGGACTTCGCGACCAACCATGCGGCCCCGATCCTGCAGCGCTACCGCGACCAGCTGCTGACGTTCAACGACGACATCCAAGGCACTGCTGCCGTCGTGGCCGGGGCGATGACGGGTGCGGTGGCCGCCACCGGTACGCCGCTGCGTGACCAGCGAATCGTGATGGTCGGGGCCGGGTCGGCGGGGATCGGTGTGCTCGACCAGCTCGTCCGCGGCATGGTCCGTGACGGCGCCACCGAGCAGGACGCGGTGGATCGGTCGTACGTCGTCGACGCCGGAGGGCTGCTCGTCGAGGGGCGCGAGGGTCTCACTCCCGGCCAGCGCCGCTACGCGAAGAGCGTCGAGCAGCTGGCCGGTTGGAGGATCGACACCAGTAACCCTGCCGGGCTCGATCTCGGCGCCGTCGTGCGCCAGGTGCGCCCCACGACGCTGATCGGCCTGTCGACCGCGCACGGCATCTTCACGAAGGAGATCGTGCAGGACATGGCGCGGGCGGTGGCGCGGCCGATCATCATGCCGTTGTCCAACCCGACCTCGCGCTCGGAAGCCGATCCGCAGGACCTGGCCGACTGGACGGACGGCCGGGCGCTCATTGCGACGGGGTCGCCGTTCCCGCCGATCGTCGGCCATGGCGCACCAAGGCGGGTGGCGCAGTCGAACAACGTCTACATCTTCCCGGCGATGGGGCTGGGTGTGCTCGCGAGCGGTGCTAGCCGGGTGACCGACGGGATGTTCGCGGCAGCCGCGGAGGCGCTCGGCGTACTGGCACCTGTGCATCGCGATCCGGACGGTGCGCTGCTGCCCGAGATCACCGACATGCCGGCCGCCGCCACGGTGATCGCGGAAGCTATCGCCATCCAAGCCGTGGCCGACGGTGTCGCGCCGCATCGATCCGCCGATGAGCTGCGCGCAATGGTCCGCGCGTACCGATGGACGCCCGCCTACGCCGACGAAGGGTGA